One genomic segment of Deinococcus aestuarii includes these proteins:
- a CDS encoding nucleotide sugar dehydrogenase produces MTNVLEVSHASTLIGTIQRRTARIGVVGLGYVGLPFLVEKAKVGFHVTGIDRNPRRTDMVARGENYIGDVKAEELQEVVARGLVTTTTDFGVVADLDVIVICVPTPLDSNLSPDLSYVRHVTAEIARHLRPGQLVSLESTTYPGTTEEVMKPILEATGLRAGVDFFLAHSPERVDPGNARYTTKNTNKVVGGHDPASLDVALTFYRQTIEHVVPVSSAKAAEMVKVYENTFRAVNIALANEIALLCDRMGISVWEVLDAAFTKPFGIMPFYPGPGVGGHCIPLDPHYLEWKAREYNFQTHFIALAGETNRKMPEFVVDKAARVLNGARKALNGSRVLLLGMAYKGDLDDYRESPALEVHKLLSRAGVDVSFHDTWTPEINEHGVRACSVDLTDEVLEGTDLVIITTRHSDVDYARVVEKAQAVLDTRYATRGLASEKVTLL; encoded by the coding sequence ATGACGAACGTTCTTGAAGTGAGCCACGCCAGCACATTGATCGGCACCATTCAGAGGCGGACGGCCAGAATCGGCGTCGTCGGGCTGGGCTACGTGGGGCTGCCCTTCCTCGTCGAGAAGGCCAAGGTGGGCTTTCACGTCACCGGCATCGACCGCAACCCGAGGCGGACCGACATGGTGGCGCGCGGTGAGAATTACATCGGTGACGTCAAGGCCGAGGAATTGCAGGAGGTCGTCGCGCGCGGGCTCGTCACCACGACCACCGATTTCGGGGTGGTCGCCGACCTTGACGTGATCGTCATCTGCGTTCCCACGCCGCTGGACAGCAACCTCAGCCCCGACCTGAGCTACGTGCGCCACGTCACCGCCGAGATCGCGCGCCACCTGCGCCCGGGGCAGCTCGTGAGCCTGGAGAGCACCACCTACCCCGGCACCACCGAGGAGGTCATGAAGCCTATTCTGGAGGCGACCGGATTGCGGGCCGGGGTGGACTTCTTCCTGGCGCACTCGCCGGAGCGGGTCGACCCGGGCAACGCCCGCTACACCACCAAGAACACGAACAAGGTGGTGGGCGGCCACGATCCCGCGAGCCTGGACGTGGCCCTCACGTTCTACCGCCAGACCATCGAACACGTCGTGCCGGTCAGCAGCGCCAAGGCCGCCGAGATGGTCAAGGTCTACGAGAACACCTTCCGGGCCGTGAACATCGCGCTCGCCAACGAGATCGCCCTGCTGTGCGACCGGATGGGGATCAGCGTGTGGGAGGTGCTCGACGCCGCCTTCACCAAGCCCTTCGGCATCATGCCCTTCTACCCGGGCCCCGGGGTGGGCGGGCACTGCATCCCGCTCGACCCCCACTACCTGGAGTGGAAGGCGCGCGAGTACAACTTCCAGACCCACTTCATCGCGCTCGCCGGGGAGACCAACCGCAAGATGCCCGAGTTCGTGGTGGACAAGGCCGCGCGGGTGCTCAACGGCGCGCGCAAGGCCCTGAACGGCTCCCGGGTGCTCCTGCTCGGCATGGCCTACAAGGGAGACCTCGACGACTACCGGGAGTCGCCCGCCCTGGAGGTGCACAAGCTGCTGAGTCGCGCCGGGGTGGACGTGTCCTTCCACGACACCTGGACGCCGGAGATCAACGAGCACGGCGTGCGGGCGTGCAGCGTCGACCTGACGGACGAGGTACTGGAGGGCACAGACCTGGTCATCATCACGACGCGGCACAGTGACGTGGACTATGCCCGGGTGGTCGAGAAGGCGCAGGCGGTTCTGGACACCCGCTACGCCACCCGGGGCCTTGCCAGCGAGAAGGTCACCCTCCTGTGA
- the cydD gene encoding thiol reductant ABC exporter subunit CydD, whose protein sequence is MRPLTRLPEVRLLRLTCAGLALVTFVCVLAQWALVARTVNGVFLEGQAPAVLSSAFVALALVWLTRSALVGVRDVLAARSAAGVKREVRGRLLTHLLDLGPVHASGERAGELTELVTEGAERLEGFVGRFVPGSVFAATLAPLLALTVLFLDPLSGLILLFTGPVIVVLLWLVGTMADRASKAQWLTLGRLSASFVETLRALPTLVVFGRAPERLAALREADDAYRRVTLSVLRSAFLSGFVLEFGATLSTALVAVTVGVRLFEGQIPFERALFVLLLTPEFFAPLRALGADHHASLEARAAGERIFAVLGEEAPGRGTLPVPAGPLSIEVRDVTLRYGERTALQGVTLTLSPGSRTLLVGESGAGKTSVARLLLGFVPPTGGEVRVSGVPLSDLDPAAWRERLAYVPERPYLFPGTVRENIRLGRPEATWEEVEEAALAADAHDFISRLPNGYDTDIGAEGARLSGGERLRLALARAFLRGAEVLILDEPTSQLDAGSEGEVKGALERLGAGRTVLTISHRAALHGGHDQTVELEGGRVRDLAGERA, encoded by the coding sequence GTGCGGCCCCTGACGCGGCTTCCGGAGGTCCGGCTCCTCCGGCTCACCTGCGCCGGGCTGGCCCTCGTGACGTTCGTGTGCGTGCTGGCGCAGTGGGCGCTCGTGGCGCGGACCGTGAACGGCGTCTTCCTGGAGGGGCAGGCTCCCGCCGTCCTGTCCTCCGCCTTCGTGGCGCTGGCCCTGGTGTGGCTCACCCGCTCGGCCCTCGTCGGCGTGCGGGACGTGCTCGCCGCCCGCTCCGCCGCCGGGGTCAAGCGCGAGGTGCGCGGGCGGCTCCTCACCCACCTCCTCGACCTCGGCCCCGTCCACGCCTCGGGGGAGCGGGCGGGCGAACTCACCGAACTCGTCACCGAGGGCGCCGAGCGGCTGGAGGGCTTCGTGGGCCGCTTCGTGCCGGGCTCGGTCTTCGCCGCCACCCTCGCGCCCCTGCTCGCGCTGACGGTGCTGTTTCTCGATCCCCTCAGCGGGCTGATCCTGCTGTTCACCGGGCCCGTCATCGTCGTGCTGTTGTGGCTGGTGGGGACGATGGCCGACCGCGCCTCGAAGGCGCAGTGGCTCACGCTGGGCCGCCTCAGCGCGTCTTTCGTGGAGACCCTGCGGGCCCTGCCGACGCTGGTGGTCTTCGGGCGCGCCCCTGAACGGCTGGCGGCGCTCCGGGAGGCCGATGACGCCTACCGCCGGGTGACGCTGAGCGTGCTGCGAAGCGCCTTTCTCTCGGGCTTCGTGCTGGAGTTCGGCGCGACGCTGAGCACCGCCCTCGTGGCCGTGACGGTCGGCGTGCGGCTGTTCGAGGGGCAGATACCCTTCGAGCGGGCCTTGTTCGTCTTGCTCCTCACCCCCGAGTTCTTCGCCCCTCTGCGCGCCCTGGGGGCCGATCATCACGCCAGCCTGGAGGCGCGGGCGGCGGGGGAGCGGATTTTTGCCGTGTTGGGCGAGGAGGCGCCGGGGCGGGGCACCCTCCCGGTTCCGGCGGGGCCGCTGAGCATTGAGGTCCGGGACGTGACCCTGCGGTACGGGGAGAGAACGGCCCTCCAGGGCGTGACCCTCACCCTGTCCCCCGGCTCGCGCACGCTACTCGTCGGTGAGAGCGGCGCGGGCAAGACGAGCGTGGCGCGGCTGCTGCTGGGCTTCGTCCCCCCCACGGGCGGGGAGGTGCGAGTCAGCGGCGTGCCCCTCTCCGACCTCGATCCGGCGGCGTGGCGGGAGCGCCTTGCCTACGTGCCCGAACGGCCCTACCTCTTCCCCGGCACGGTGCGCGAGAACATTCGCCTGGGGAGGCCCGAAGCGACCTGGGAGGAGGTCGAGGAGGCTGCCCTCGCGGCGGACGCCCACGACTTCATCTCCCGGCTGCCGAACGGCTACGACACTGACATCGGGGCGGAGGGGGCCCGCCTGAGTGGTGGTGAGCGTCTGCGCCTCGCCCTCGCCCGCGCCTTCCTGCGAGGCGCGGAGGTGCTCATCCTCGATGAGCCGACCTCCCAGCTCGACGCGGGGAGCGAGGGCGAGGTCAAAGGCGCCCTGGAACGGCTGGGCGCGGGCCGCACGGTCCTCACGATCTCGCACCGCGCGGCGCTGCATGGGGGGCACGATCAGACGGTCGAACTGGAAGGCGGGCGGGTGCGCGACCTCGCGGGGGAGCGGGCGTGA
- a CDS encoding Gfo/Idh/MocA family oxidoreductase, which produces MSRFALTGASGYIAPRHLKAIQDTGSTLAAALDPFDSVGILDSYFPQAEFFTQPEIFERYLHDARRRGEGVDYVSICSPNYLHDAHIRLSLRAGADALCEKPIVLHPEDITALKEVEAETGGRVWTILQLRAHAALETLKGQLGGERGGKRDVDLSYITSRGTWYLRSWKGRVEQSGGLATNIGVHFYDMLAWMFGPIEHVEVHQRTDTVCAGYLELERARVRWFLSIDPTYLPGEVSARGQRTYRSITIDGQEVEFSEGFTDLHTEVYRRTLAGQGFGLDDTYEAIATVARIRHAALVSPTSGTGHRFLRA; this is translated from the coding sequence GTGAGTCGCTTCGCCCTGACCGGCGCTTCCGGCTACATCGCGCCCCGCCACCTGAAGGCCATCCAGGATACGGGGAGCACCCTGGCCGCGGCCCTCGACCCTTTCGATTCCGTCGGCATCCTCGACTCGTACTTCCCCCAGGCCGAGTTCTTCACCCAGCCCGAGATTTTCGAGCGCTACCTCCACGACGCGCGCCGCCGGGGCGAGGGGGTGGACTACGTGAGCATTTGCAGCCCCAACTACCTGCACGACGCGCATATCCGCCTGTCCCTGCGGGCCGGGGCCGACGCCCTGTGCGAGAAGCCCATCGTCCTCCACCCGGAGGACATCACCGCGCTCAAGGAGGTGGAGGCCGAGACCGGCGGGCGCGTGTGGACGATCCTGCAACTGCGGGCCCACGCCGCGCTGGAGACCCTCAAAGGGCAACTCGGCGGCGAGCGGGGCGGCAAGCGGGACGTGGACCTCTCGTACATCACCAGCCGGGGCACCTGGTACCTGCGGAGCTGGAAGGGCCGGGTGGAGCAGAGCGGCGGGCTCGCCACCAACATCGGCGTGCATTTCTACGACATGCTCGCCTGGATGTTCGGTCCCATCGAGCACGTCGAGGTCCACCAGCGCACCGACACCGTCTGCGCGGGCTACCTCGAACTCGAACGCGCCCGCGTGCGCTGGTTTCTCTCCATCGACCCGACCTACCTGCCGGGGGAAGTGAGTGCGAGGGGACAGCGCACCTACCGCTCGATCACCATCGACGGCCAGGAGGTCGAGTTCAGCGAGGGCTTCACCGACCTGCACACCGAGGTCTACCGCCGGACCCTCGCGGGCCAGGGCTTCGGCCTGGACGACACCTACGAGGCCATCGCCACCGTCGCCCGCATTCGCCACGCCGCGCTCGTCTCGCCCACCTCCGGGACGGGCCACCGCTTCCTGAGGGCCTGA
- a CDS encoding acyltransferase: MGWWKHESAYVDEGATLGEGTRVWHFSHVMPGAVIGERCSLGQNVYVAGNVTIGNGVKIQNNVSVYEGVVLEDYVFCGPSMVFTNVRTPRSEFPRNTSADYAVTRVGRGASIGANATVVCGVTLHEGAFVAAGAVVTRDVPAYAVVAGVPARQVGWMSASGDPLDFSGGDTVTDSTGHTYQKISDAEVRRIA; this comes from the coding sequence ATGGGGTGGTGGAAGCACGAGAGCGCCTACGTGGACGAGGGAGCCACGCTGGGCGAGGGCACGAGGGTGTGGCACTTCAGCCACGTCATGCCGGGCGCCGTGATCGGTGAGCGCTGCTCGCTGGGGCAGAACGTGTACGTCGCGGGCAACGTCACCATCGGGAACGGCGTGAAGATTCAGAACAACGTGAGCGTCTACGAGGGCGTGGTGCTGGAAGACTACGTCTTTTGCGGGCCGAGCATGGTCTTCACCAACGTCCGCACGCCGCGCAGCGAGTTTCCGCGCAACACCAGCGCCGACTACGCCGTCACCCGGGTGGGGCGGGGCGCTAGCATCGGCGCCAACGCGACGGTCGTCTGCGGCGTGACGCTGCACGAGGGAGCCTTCGTGGCGGCGGGCGCCGTGGTGACGAGGGACGTGCCCGCGTACGCGGTCGTCGCGGGCGTTCCCGCACGTCAGGTCGGCTGGATGAGCGCCAGCGGCGACCCCCTCGACTTCAGCGGGGGCGACACCGTCACCGACAGCACAGGCCACACCTACCAGAAGATCAGTGACGCCGAAGTCAGGAGAATCGCGTGA
- a CDS encoding sugar transferase: MIDLGTAAGLSLLWALLYAPDQFWTVMGLWWLATWTAWTLTRETRPALALDPYARAVSTPLLAAGLALGFLWVSQVAFPPVGFVSLPLLWGAVMTLTRLTFRRRTPPVRIGVYSGARQALPRHGSVQYVSLATPQDVRLREVDALVVDPATAAHPGWLELILHAQTAGMPVWTPAALGEELHGRVALEHLHTARLDQADFDDTYAALKRGFDVVAVLLALPLLLPLLLVVAVLVALDAGRPVLFWQWRVGRHGRPFRIAKFRTMKRDSERHGAAFATCGDLRVTRLGRWLRKFRLDELPQFWNVLRGDMSVIGPRPEQQTFVEQFERDLHLYAVRHWVKPGITGWAQVTHGYAAGADETLEKLRYDLYYIKNFSFWLDARIVAKTLWTIMTGFGAR; the protein is encoded by the coding sequence GTGATCGACCTGGGCACCGCCGCGGGATTGAGCCTGCTGTGGGCGCTGCTCTATGCCCCGGATCAGTTCTGGACGGTGATGGGCCTGTGGTGGCTGGCGACCTGGACGGCCTGGACGCTGACCCGGGAGACGCGCCCGGCGCTCGCGCTGGACCCCTACGCGCGGGCGGTATCCACGCCCCTGCTCGCCGCCGGGCTGGCCCTGGGGTTCCTGTGGGTCTCGCAGGTCGCGTTCCCGCCGGTGGGGTTCGTGTCGCTGCCGCTCCTGTGGGGGGCGGTGATGACCCTGACCCGCCTGACCTTCCGGCGCCGCACGCCGCCCGTCCGGATCGGGGTGTATTCCGGCGCGCGCCAGGCGCTGCCCCGGCACGGGAGCGTCCAGTACGTGTCGCTCGCCACGCCGCAGGACGTGCGGCTGCGCGAGGTGGACGCGCTGGTGGTCGACCCCGCGACCGCCGCCCACCCGGGGTGGCTCGAACTGATCCTCCACGCGCAGACCGCCGGGATGCCCGTCTGGACGCCCGCCGCGCTCGGCGAGGAACTGCACGGCCGGGTCGCGCTCGAACACCTGCACACGGCCCGGCTCGACCAGGCCGACTTCGACGACACCTACGCCGCCCTCAAACGCGGGTTCGACGTGGTGGCCGTGCTACTGGCCCTGCCGCTGCTGCTGCCGCTGCTGCTCGTCGTGGCGGTGCTGGTGGCGCTCGACGCGGGGCGCCCGGTGCTCTTCTGGCAGTGGCGCGTCGGTCGGCACGGTCGGCCCTTCCGAATCGCCAAGTTCCGCACGATGAAGCGGGACTCCGAGCGCCACGGGGCCGCCTTCGCCACCTGCGGGGACCTGCGGGTGACCCGGCTGGGCCGCTGGCTGCGCAAGTTCCGGCTGGACGAGCTGCCGCAGTTCTGGAACGTGCTGCGCGGCGACATGAGCGTCATCGGCCCGCGCCCCGAGCAGCAGACGTTCGTGGAGCAGTTCGAGCGCGACCTCCACCTGTACGCGGTGCGGCACTGGGTCAAGCCCGGCATCACCGGCTGGGCCCAGGTCACCCACGGCTACGCCGCCGGGGCCGACGAGACGCTGGAGAAGCTCCGATACGACCTGTACTACATCAAGAACTTCTCCTTCTGGCTGGACGCCCGCATCGTCGCCAAAACGCTGTGGACGATCATGACGGGCTTCGGCGCGCGCTGA
- the cydB gene encoding cytochrome d ubiquinol oxidase subunit II, with product MDLVTLWFWLIALTFTLYFFLEGFDFGVDILRPLLAKTEAEERALVGTIGPFWDGNEVWAIAAAGVMFSTFPVWYGTLFSGLYPVFVIILLSLLMRGVSFEYRNQVDQQRWRNFWDWTSFLGSLLPSFFWGLTMAKLIEGLPVNADERVLGSFADVFTPFSVVGGLATLLLFTLHGANFLLLRLHRDTDLYRRARAAALFWGALATVAILAFVVMGYVTEGLFVSFGVLPWLFPLAAGLTLGSIWYGLTRGLDVFAFLMSSLTIVFSTVTVFIALYTRGVVLPSTLDPAYSLGLRESASQPYTLVLMTWVGAIFLPLIIGYQIWNYYVFRERVRPDEGGLNKGYD from the coding sequence GTGGACCTCGTGACCCTGTGGTTCTGGCTGATCGCGCTGACCTTCACCCTGTACTTCTTTCTGGAGGGCTTCGACTTCGGGGTGGACATCCTGCGGCCCCTCCTGGCGAAAACCGAGGCCGAGGAGCGGGCGCTGGTGGGCACCATCGGTCCCTTCTGGGACGGCAACGAGGTGTGGGCCATCGCGGCGGCGGGGGTCATGTTCTCGACGTTCCCGGTGTGGTACGGGACCCTCTTTTCCGGGCTGTACCCGGTGTTCGTGATCATCCTGCTGTCTCTCCTGATGCGCGGCGTGTCCTTCGAGTACCGCAATCAGGTGGACCAGCAGCGGTGGCGCAACTTCTGGGACTGGACGTCGTTTCTCGGCAGCCTGCTTCCGTCCTTTTTCTGGGGCCTGACGATGGCGAAACTGATCGAGGGCCTGCCCGTGAACGCGGACGAGCGGGTGCTGGGCAGCTTCGCGGACGTGTTTACCCCCTTCTCGGTGGTGGGGGGGCTTGCCACGCTGCTGCTCTTCACGCTGCACGGGGCGAACTTCTTGCTGCTGCGGCTGCACCGGGACACCGACCTCTACCGCCGGGCCCGCGCCGCCGCCCTGTTCTGGGGCGCCCTCGCCACGGTCGCCATCCTGGCCTTCGTGGTCATGGGGTACGTGACCGAGGGGCTGTTCGTCTCCTTCGGCGTGCTGCCCTGGCTCTTTCCCCTGGCCGCCGGGCTGACCCTGGGGAGCATCTGGTACGGCCTGACGCGCGGGCTCGACGTGTTCGCCTTCCTGATGAGCAGCCTGACCATCGTCTTTTCCACGGTCACGGTCTTTATCGCGCTCTATACCCGGGGGGTCGTGCTGCCCTCCACCCTCGACCCCGCGTACAGCCTGGGGCTGCGGGAGAGTGCCAGCCAGCCCTACACCCTGGTGCTGATGACCTGGGTGGGCGCAATCTTCTTGCCGCTGATCATCGGGTACCAGATCTGGAACTACTACGTCTTTCGCGAGCGCGTCCGTCCCGACGAGGGCGGGCTGAACAAGGGGTACGACTGA
- the cydC gene encoding thiol reductant ABC exporter subunit CydC, protein MSGLWRSVRGGGRARTLGSVALGAGTVLASVGLLAVSGALISGAALRPESLLVLLPLITSVRLFGLSRAALRYGERLVSHDLTFRLIGRVRGEAAAHLARVAPAALVGVRGGDLLGRVRRDVDELQGVYLRLFAPTLVALTVALVTVALLWFVSPPLALATLGLFGLAGVVLPALAVRAATPAGRVGNAARAELGAATLEALHGLPDLLTGGGRPAAQRHFAGLLSTLEAAETRRARVTGAANALRDALGGAGLIAALLLVGEGVARGETGGPLLAASALGLLASFEAVGNLGAAWAAHGALCAATERVDGLRNLRPAVEDPDHPQDVPSDPTLRLEDVSFRYPGLATDVLRGVNLTVRPGERVALVGPSGAGKSTLLGLALRFHDPTGGRVTLDGVDLRALRLEDLRARFAWAPQQAEVLGGTLRENLHIGDPAARDADLLALLSGLGMDGLLARLPGGLSGWVGEHGARLSAGERARLSVARALLRPAPLLLLDEPTAHLDPANARRLLRAVEERAPERGVLLVTHQPDLLGPGWRRVTLDHGADPPRRPGDASR, encoded by the coding sequence GTGAGCGGCCTGTGGCGCTCTGTGCGGGGTGGGGGCCGGGCCCGGACGCTCGGCTCGGTCGCGCTCGGGGCGGGGACGGTTCTGGCCTCGGTGGGCCTCCTGGCCGTGTCGGGGGCGCTGATCTCGGGGGCGGCGCTGAGGCCCGAGTCGCTGCTGGTGCTGCTGCCCCTGATCACGTCCGTGCGGCTGTTCGGCCTCTCGCGGGCGGCGCTGCGGTACGGCGAGCGGCTCGTCTCGCACGACCTCACCTTCCGGCTCATCGGGCGGGTGCGGGGGGAGGCCGCGGCCCACCTCGCCCGGGTCGCGCCCGCCGCCCTCGTGGGGGTGCGCGGCGGCGACCTCCTGGGGCGGGTCAGAAGGGACGTGGACGAATTGCAGGGCGTCTACCTGCGCCTCTTCGCCCCGACGCTCGTGGCGCTCACGGTCGCGCTCGTGACGGTGGCCCTGCTGTGGTTCGTGTCGCCGCCCCTGGCCCTCGCCACTCTGGGGCTGTTCGGGCTGGCCGGGGTGGTGCTGCCTGCCCTCGCCGTCCGCGCCGCCACCCCAGCCGGGCGTGTGGGGAACGCCGCCCGCGCCGAGCTGGGGGCCGCGACCCTTGAGGCCCTCCACGGTCTGCCCGACCTGTTGACGGGGGGCGGACGCCCGGCGGCGCAGCGGCACTTCGCCGGGCTTCTCTCCACGCTGGAGGCGGCGGAGACGCGGCGGGCCCGGGTGACGGGCGCCGCGAACGCCCTGCGTGACGCCCTCGGCGGCGCCGGGCTGATCGCCGCCCTGCTCCTCGTCGGGGAGGGGGTGGCGCGGGGCGAGACGGGGGGGCCCCTCCTCGCCGCCTCGGCGCTGGGCCTGCTCGCCAGCTTCGAGGCGGTCGGAAACCTCGGGGCCGCGTGGGCCGCGCACGGGGCGCTGTGTGCCGCCACCGAACGGGTGGACGGCCTGCGCAACCTGCGCCCCGCCGTGGAGGACCCCGACCACCCGCAGGACGTGCCGTCTGACCCCACCCTGCGCCTTGAGGACGTGAGCTTCCGCTACCCGGGGCTGGCGACGGACGTGCTGCGGGGCGTGAACCTCACCGTCCGACCCGGGGAGCGGGTCGCCCTCGTCGGGCCCTCCGGCGCCGGGAAGAGCACCCTGCTCGGCCTCGCCCTGCGCTTCCATGACCCCACGGGCGGGCGGGTCACCCTGGACGGGGTGGACCTGCGCGCGCTGCGCCTGGAAGACCTGCGCGCCCGCTTCGCCTGGGCCCCCCAGCAGGCGGAGGTGCTGGGCGGCACCCTGCGCGAGAACCTGCACATCGGGGACCCGGCCGCGCGGGACGCAGACCTGCTCGCCTTACTCTCCGGGCTCGGAATGGACGGCCTGCTCGCGCGGCTGCCGGGGGGACTCTCCGGCTGGGTGGGCGAGCACGGGGCACGGCTCTCGGCGGGCGAGCGGGCGCGGCTCTCGGTCGCCCGCGCCCTGCTGCGCCCTGCCCCCCTGCTCCTGCTGGACGAGCCCACCGCCCACCTCGATCCCGCGAATGCCCGGCGGCTCCTGCGTGCGGTGGAGGAGCGTGCCCCGGAACGTGGGGTTCTCCTCGTCACCCACCAGCCCGACCTCCTCGGCCCGGGGTGGCGGCGGGTGACGCTGGACCACGGCGCTGACCCACCCCGGCGCCCCGGCGACGCTTCCCGGTGA
- a CDS encoding DegT/DnrJ/EryC1/StrS family aminotransferase, with the protein MTSTELTRIPILDLSPEIDELWDELNAAVQRVMRSGHFIMGPDVLAFEEEVAAYLGVKHAVGVNSGTDALIIGLRALGIGSGDEVITTPFTFFATAESISSVGATPVFADIDPKTYNIDPAEVRRHITPRTRAIMPVHLYGNPCEMDEIMAIAEEHGLLVIEDCAQSFGARYRGKQTGTIGNVGAYSFFPSKNLGAFGDGGLLVTDDDDVAELARMLRAHGSRKKYHNEMLGYNSRLDTIQAAILRVKLPHIDRWNEGRRRVAATYNELLRDVSGIVTPELSEGHVFHQYTIRLTDADRDEVQKRLEEQGIGTMVYYPVPQDQLPIYEEKYSVQPQSALAAGQVLSLPIGPCLGRVEQVQVKAALKNALRPANVD; encoded by the coding sequence GTGACGAGCACCGAACTCACCCGGATTCCCATCCTCGACCTCTCCCCGGAGATCGACGAGCTGTGGGACGAACTCAACGCCGCCGTTCAGCGGGTCATGCGCTCGGGGCACTTCATCATGGGGCCGGACGTCCTCGCCTTCGAGGAGGAGGTCGCCGCCTACCTCGGCGTGAAGCACGCGGTGGGCGTCAACTCGGGCACCGACGCCCTGATCATCGGCCTGCGCGCCCTGGGCATCGGCTCCGGTGATGAGGTCATCACCACGCCCTTCACCTTCTTCGCCACCGCCGAGAGCATCAGCAGCGTGGGGGCGACCCCGGTTTTTGCCGACATCGACCCGAAGACGTACAACATCGACCCGGCAGAGGTTCGCAGGCACATCACGCCCCGCACCCGGGCGATCATGCCCGTCCACCTGTACGGCAACCCGTGCGAGATGGACGAGATCATGGCGATTGCCGAGGAGCACGGTCTCCTCGTGATCGAGGACTGCGCCCAGTCGTTCGGCGCGCGGTACAGGGGCAAGCAGACGGGCACCATCGGGAACGTCGGCGCCTACTCGTTCTTCCCGAGCAAGAACCTCGGCGCGTTCGGTGACGGCGGCCTGCTGGTCACGGACGACGACGACGTGGCGGAGCTGGCGCGGATGCTGCGGGCGCACGGCTCGCGGAAGAAGTACCACAACGAGATGCTGGGGTACAACTCCAGGCTCGACACCATTCAGGCAGCGATCCTGCGGGTGAAGCTGCCGCACATCGACCGCTGGAACGAGGGCCGCCGCCGCGTGGCCGCGACGTACAACGAACTGCTCAGGGACGTGTCGGGCATCGTGACGCCGGAGCTGAGCGAGGGGCATGTGTTCCACCAGTACACGATCCGCCTGACGGACGCCGACCGGGACGAGGTGCAGAAGCGGCTGGAGGAGCAGGGGATTGGGACGATGGTGTATTACCCGGTGCCGCAGGATCAGTTGCCGATTTATGAGGAGAAGTACTCCGTACAGCCGCAAAGCGCACTGGCGGCGGGACAGGTGCTGAGCCTGCCCATAGGACCGTGCTTGGGCCGGGTTGAGCAGGTGCAGGTTAAGGCAGCACTCAAGAACGCACTGCGCCCGGCGAACGTGGACTGA